GGTCTCACCGACCGGCGCGCCTCGGTGGAGGCGGCCCTCGCCGACGCGCGCCGGCGCGGCGGTCTGACCCGGGCGGACACGGACGCGCTGGCAGGCATCGGGATCGACGTCGGGGAGATCGTGGCCCGTGTCGAAGGGGCGCACGGCGAGGGCGCGCTGGCCGGTGACCGCAAGGGGCGGCGCCGGTGGTCGGGGCGCAGGCCCTTCACACGCGGCGCGAAGGGCATCCTGGAGAACTCCCTCCGGGTGGCACTGGGCCGCGGCGACCGCTTCATCGGCGAGGAGCACCTTCTGCTGGCGCTCACCGCCCGCCCCGGTGTGGTCGCGGACGTGCTCGCGGAACACGGGGCGACGTACGCGGCGGTGGAGCGGGCGCTGTACGGGGCCGGCGGCGAGGGGCACGCCAAGGCGGGCTGACTCCCCCTCGCGCCGGGCCTCGCCGCGTCAGTCCTTCGGGCCGGCGCCGTCGCCGGGCTTCCGCAGCAGCGCCCCGATGCGGGCCGCCGCCGCCGACAGATGGTGCCGGGTCTCCGTCAGCTGGTCCTCCGTCACGCCCCGGTCCCGGGCCGCGTCGCGGATCTCGTCGCGGAAGCGGTCCAGCAGGCGGTCCAGGTCGCGGGCCGGGTCGCCCGAGCCCGCGGTCTCGCCGCCCCAGTGCGGGTCCGCGTCGGCGGTGTCCGGCTTGGCGTACGGGGGCCGGGCGCCGGCCCTGGCGAAGCTCCCCAGCTGCCCGGTGATCTCCGCCAGCCCCTCCCGTACGCCCTTGGGCCAGTCGCCCCGCGCGAAGTGCTCCTGGACCTGGCGTGCGGCGTTCTGCATCTGCTCGCTCGCCCGCTCGTGGGCCTCCTGGGCCTGGCGGCGGGCCTGCTGGGCGTCCTCGCGGGCGCGCCGCGACTCGTCCTTCGCCCGGCGGGCCTGCTCCTTCCACTCCTGCTTGGCCTTGCGCAGCTCTTCCTTCGCCAGCCGCCACGCCTCGTTGTTGCCGAGGTCGCCGAGGTCGGGCGCCCCTCCGGCCTTGCCGCCGGCGGTGTGCCGGGACTCGGAGGCCGCCGCCCGCATATCGCTGCGCAGCCTGCCCGCCGCCCCGCGCACGTCGTCGCGGATCTCGGCCGCCAGCTCGGCGACCGACTCGCGGATCTCCAGTTCCAGATCGGCCAGCTCGCCGCTGCGTCCGGCCAGTTCGGCGCGTCCGGCGTCGGTGATCGAGTAGACCTTGCGACCACCCTCGGTGGCATGGGTGACCAGGCCCTCGGCCTCCAGCTTGGCGAGCCGCGGATAGACGGTTCCGGCGGAGGGCGCGTACAGCCCCTGGAAGCGTTCCTCCAGCAGCCGGATCACCTCGTAGCCGTGGCGGGGGGCCTCGTCCAGGAGCTTCAGCAGGTAGAGACGCAGTCGGCCGTGTGCGAATACGGGGGCCATGTCAGAGCACCTTTCCGGTCGGCTCGGTGTCGTACGGGCCGTCCTCGGCCGGCGGGCGGCGCAGCAGGGCGATCGAGCCGGACACCGTCGTCGCGCGCAGTGTTCCCGTTCCGGCGCCCAGGGTCCCGGTGATCTTCTTCGACCCCCACATGCCGGAGACCCGCAGGTCCTCGAAGGCGTTGGAGACCGTGCCGCTCGCGGTGTTCGCCTCGACCTTCGCGTCGGCGGGGTGCGGCAGCCGGATGGCGATCTCGCCGGAGACCGTGGCCAGCCGGATGTCGGTGGGCTTTCCGGACGGGTCGAGGTCCAGCACCATGTCCCCGCTGACCGACTCGGCGTGCACGGAGCTTCCGGCGCCCTCGACGACCGTCAGGTCGCCGGACACGGACTGGTAGTGGAGGTCGCCGGTGACCGCCTGGGCCTCCAGGCTCCCGGAGACCGTTTCGCCGCGCACCGCGCCGGAGAGGCCGACGAGGGTGGTGTCGCCGCTGACGCCGCGCACGTCCGTGCGCCCCCGGATGCCGGAGACGACCGCTCCGGCGCCGACGACACCGACCTCGACGGACGAGCCGGCCGGAACGGTGAGCGAGACGACCGCGCGGCGCCGGAGGTTCTTCGGGTCGAGCCACTTGAGGAACCCCTTCCAGTGCAGGTCCTCATAGGCGACGGTGAGGGTGCCGTCCTGCTGGGTCACGACGAGCGGGGGTCCCTCGACGCCCGAGATCTCCAGCCGGGCGTGCTGTTCGTCGGTACCGACCACGTTGACGGCCCCGTTGACGATGCGCACATGCAGCGCCGTCACCGGGTCGTCGAAGGTGAGCTTGCGAGGCTCGGCGATGGCCCACGTCGACACCGGCATGGATCTGACCTTCCGTTGGGCGCGGAATGACGCAACATATCGCGTCTCTTGCGGAACACGATATATCGCGGATCGGGGAAGTCAAGGGCGGTCGGAGGGCGGGGTTCGCTGGTCGAAGTGCTCCAAATGCGGGCAAATTGCCCTAGCGTGTGAGGCATGAACGCGACATCCGTGGGAGCGCTGCTGCTGTGCCGGGCCGACCCCGAGACCGTACGGCCGACCGCGCATCTCCTGCGCGAACCGATGGTCCTCACGCCGGCCGGGGAGGACTGGAGTGTGCTCGTACCGGAGGGCAAGCCCTGGCGGGGCGAGGGGCCGGGGGCCGGGAAGGGGCCGGGTGACGACGGGGGAGAGCCCGTCGACCGGGTCATGGGCGGCTGGGCCACCGCACTCGCGGTCGGCTCCACCTGGCCGGTTCTCGCCCTGTGGTGGGACGGCGACCGGGCCGGCTACACCCTCGCCTCCGGATTCCGCCGCCCCGTCGGGTACGTCTGGCTCGCCGACGGCACCCCCGTCGGCGAGGACGAGGCCATGCGCACCTTCGCGGCCCGCCTCGGCCTCGACCCCGTCCTGGACGTCCAGGCGCTGGAGGCGCTGACCCGGCCGGACCCCGACGCGGACGCGGAGGCCAGGCTGCGCGGACTGCTCGCCGTCCTCGCCCGCACGGGAGTGGTGCTGCCGGCCGGAGTCGGTCCCGGGGAACCCGCCGACCGGCTGCGCTCCGCGGCCGGTGCCCAGCGCGAAGCGGAACGGATCGAATGGGCCGGCTGGCGCGATGCCGTACGCGTCGAACTCGACGCGGTCGAGCGCGGGAGCCTCGGCCCGTGGGTGCGCGGCCCCAGGGCCCGGGCGATCGCCGCCGCCCAGCTCGTCGTGGGGGTCCCGCTCCTGCTGGCGGGTGCCAGGCGACGCAGCGGCGGCTGGCTCGTGGCGGGTGCGGTGCTGCTGGCGCAGGGCGCCCTGGGGCTCGCCTACAACCGGATCAGGGACGAAGCGGAGGGCCGGCCCCGCTGAGGGTGCCGGCGATCCCTACGCGTCGTCGTCGTCCTCGTCGTCCAGCCGGGCCAGCCAGGTGGCGAGGCGCTCGACCGGGACCTCGAAGTCCGGGTTGAGGTCGACGAAGGTGCGCAGCTGCTCGGCCAGCCACTCGAAGGTGACCTCCTCCTCGCCCCGCCGCTTCTCCAGTTCCTCGATGCCGCGATCGGTGAAATACATGTGCTGCGCTCGCTCCGGGTGAGAACGGTGATGGTCCCCACCAGGGTAGGGCGTGCCCGGACGGAACCTGGCCGGGAACCGTCCCCCGGCCCTCCGGCGTCCTGTGTGGAGCGTCTCGCACCGGTCGCGTACTCCCGCTAACCTGCGGGGAGTTGGGGAACGGGGGGTGTCATGGGTGACAGTGGGGCCCGTATTACGCGCATTGAGATGCCGGACGGAACACCGGTCTGGGCGCGGATCTCCGGGGCCGAGGAACTGGAGCGGCCCGCGGGCGGTCTGGCCTACGCGGACATCGGCTACGGGGACCTGGCCGACCAGGTGCAGGCGAGGGTCGAGAGCCTGACCGGGATCGTGACCTCCGTCGCCCGGTCGCTGGCCGAGCCGCTGCGGGCCGTGCGGCCGGACGAGGTCAGTGTGGAGTTCGGCATCGAGCTCACGGCGAAGGCCGGCAAGGTCGTCGGGCTGCTGGCGGACGGCGAGGCCAAGGGGGGCATCAAGGTCACGCTCACCTGGAACGGCGGCGGACCCGTCGTCGACCCGCCGATCACCCCGCCCGTACCCGCGCAGGCACCTGCGCCGCCGGTCCCGCCCGCTCCACCCGCCCCACCGAACCCGCCCGCGCTGCCCGCAGGCGCCCCCGACGCCCTGCCGCCCGCCGGTGCGCCCACCGGCGCATCGGTGCATCCGGGCGGGGGCTCCGCGCCGGGCGGCAGTGGATCATGACGGGGGCGGCCGGAGGGGGCGCAGAGGGCGGATGGGACCGCACCACCCTTGCCCTGATGAACCTCGTGATGGCGGCGACCGTACGCATCCATCGGCCGGACCCCGGGTATGCCCCTGACGGAACCGGCAGGGGCTTCCTGGGCAGCGGCTTCTTCATCGCCCCGAGCTGGGTCCTCACATGCGCGCACGTCGCGATGCAGGGGGAGGGGCGCGAAGTGGACGTGGTGTTCCGGGCCGACCGCGACAGCGCCGCCGAGACGTCCGTCGCGGGGACGGTCGTCGCGACGCTGCCGGAGCCGGGGCCGGGCACGCCCGGCGGACCGGGACTCCGTCCGCCCGTCGGCTGGGCCGCTCCGGACCTGGCCCTGATCCGCCTACTGCGGCCGGTCGAGCACGCCTGTGTGTACGTCACCGAGCGCCCGGCCGCCATGCTGCCGGGCGGCACCGTCCACTACGTGGGCTGGACCGGCCCGCGCGACGGGCAGCTGGCGGCGGTGACCGGCGACTGCACGGTCAAGGGGATGTTCGGCGGTCCGGCCGACGCCGAGCAGCAGATCCGGCTGGGCGGGGACTGGCTGGAGCCGGGGATGTCCGGCGGTCCCGTCGTCGACCTGGCCCGCGGCGAGGTGGTCGGCGTCCTCAAGTCACGCCTCGAGGGCGAGCAGGGCGGGACCGCGATCGGCATCGAGCGGCTGCGCACCATGCCCGTGCCCGGAGCCGCCCCCGAGGATCCGCCCGTGGACGTCTACCAGGCGGTCTTCCACGCCCACGACCGGTACCACGCCGACCGGCACAACAGCCCCGCCAGTACCGAACGGACCTGGGCCGACACCCAGAGCGAACTCCCCGCCAGGCCGGGACGCGCGCTCAGCCCGAAACAGCGCATCGACCTGCTCGGGCGGCTCGCCGACTTCCCGCCGCCGGTCAGCACCCGGGGCCTGCTCGACCTGCTGGACTGCCTCCCCGACGTCCACTCGCGGGACCACCGGCCCGCCCCGCGCGGCTGGCGGGACGGGCTCGGCGCGCTGTACGAGGCGCGCGACGGCGACGGCGCGCTCGAACTGATCCTGCGCTACTGCATGGCCGTCATCGCCGCCGACCGGCCGTACGGCTCCCCGCCCACGGCGGCCGCCGCGCAGAACCTGTGGGACTGGGTCCGCAGGATGGCCGAGGACCACCTCTCCAGGAGCTTCCGCAAGGAGCTGGCCGTCCTGTGGGGCGCCGCCCGCCACCGCCCGGACGTCGAGCACCGCAGACCCACCGCGCCATCGGCCGAACCGGCCCGGCACAGGGAGCGGCTCTTCGTGCTGCTGGCGCTGGAACTGCGTGGCTGGGAGCAGGGCCGCTACGACTGGCGGATCAGCGTCGGCGACACCCTCGGGGACTTCCTGCCCGTGGAGGAGGATGTCCGGGGCACCGCGCTGGCCGACCTGCCGGGCCGGCTCGCCGCGCCGCTGGCCGAGGCGTTCCGGCGCTGCGACGAGCCGGACGGGCCCGCCGTCCTCCAGATCGCGGTCGGCCGGTCGATGCTCGGCCTGGACTTCGACAACTGGCGCCTGGCGCCCGGTGATCCGCCGCTCGGAGCCGTACGCCCCGTCGTCGTCCGCTGCTCCGACCAGCCCCCCAGGAGCGAGGAGTGGCTGAAGGAGCGCAAGGCGCGCTGGAACCGGACGGGGACGGCCCCGCTGCGGGCCGAGGCGCTCGACTGCGAGAGCGGCATCAGGGTCCGCGTCCCGGAGGTGGACGGACTGCGCACCCTGGCGTACGGCACGGTCCCGCTGTTGTGCCACTACGGCTCGGACACCCGGCCCGATGCCGCGGCGGGGTTCGACCGGCTGCTGAGCAGCGGTTTCGGCGTGGCGCTGTGGCGGCGGCGCGGGGCGGATGCCGACGCGGTCTGTACGGAGTTCCACCGGCGAGCCGGCGACACGGTGGGCGAAACCCGCTCCACCGAGCAACTTCCGTACAGAGTGTATGAGTTGAGAAAAGGTGTCCATGCGAGCCGTATTGAGACGTACTGGTCGGCCGGCATGACGCTCTACTACGACGACCCGCACCACCCCCTGCCCGGATCCGAGCAGCTCCTGGAGGCGCCATGACCGCAGGCTCCGGCCCGCCCCTTACGGTGCGTGCATCGGATCGCTACCGTGAAGCACGCTTGGCAACGGCCGCCCCGGTGGACGAGCGACGACGAGGAACGCTATGAGTGAACCCAGTGAGTGGCTCATCTACCGAGGGGCCGGCGAACCGCACGAGGGGATCGGGCGGCTGCCCGCGCCGCCGCCCTGGCGGGACTTCGCCGGTCGCGCCACGCCCGCGGACGGCGGGACGGACGGCTCCGCCGACCGGCGGCTCGGCAGCCACCGGCACATGGCCGAGCTGCACCGGCCGGGCGCCGAGGAACTCGAAATGATCAATGCCGCGCTCTATCTCCGGAGGCCGCTGCTGGTCACCGGGAGCCCCGGTGCGGGCAAGAGCACCCTGGCCCACTCGGTCGCCCATGAACTGGGCCTGGGCCGCGTGCTGCGCTGGCCCGTCGTCAGCCGCTCGACACTGCTCGACGGGCTGTACCACTACGACGCCATCGCCCGTCTCCAGGACGTCCAGATAGCCGCGCACGCCGGTGCCGTCGCGGCGGACGGAGCCGATCCGGCCGACAGCATCGGCAGCTACATCCGGCTCGGCCCGCTCGGCACGGCGCTG
The Streptomyces sp. NBC_00234 DNA segment above includes these coding regions:
- a CDS encoding Clp protease N-terminal domain-containing protein, producing the protein MFERFTAGARATVTGAVTHAERAGADVITEEHLLLALLDQEGGRASFATAALGLTDRRASVEAALADARRRGGLTRADTDALAGIGIDVGEIVARVEGAHGEGALAGDRKGRRRWSGRRPFTRGAKGILENSLRVALGRGDRFIGEEHLLLALTARPGVVADVLAEHGATYAAVERALYGAGGEGHAKAG
- a CDS encoding PadR family transcriptional regulator, which produces MAPVFAHGRLRLYLLKLLDEAPRHGYEVIRLLEERFQGLYAPSAGTVYPRLAKLEAEGLVTHATEGGRKVYSITDAGRAELAGRSGELADLELEIRESVAELAAEIRDDVRGAAGRLRSDMRAAASESRHTAGGKAGGAPDLGDLGNNEAWRLAKEELRKAKQEWKEQARRAKDESRRAREDAQQARRQAQEAHERASEQMQNAARQVQEHFARGDWPKGVREGLAEITGQLGSFARAGARPPYAKPDTADADPHWGGETAGSGDPARDLDRLLDRFRDEIRDAARDRGVTEDQLTETRHHLSAAAARIGALLRKPGDGAGPKD
- a CDS encoding DUF4097 family beta strand repeat-containing protein, which gives rise to MPVSTWAIAEPRKLTFDDPVTALHVRIVNGAVNVVGTDEQHARLEISGVEGPPLVVTQQDGTLTVAYEDLHWKGFLKWLDPKNLRRRAVVSLTVPAGSSVEVGVVGAGAVVSGIRGRTDVRGVSGDTTLVGLSGAVRGETVSGSLEAQAVTGDLHYQSVSGDLTVVEGAGSSVHAESVSGDMVLDLDPSGKPTDIRLATVSGEIAIRLPHPADAKVEANTASGTVSNAFEDLRVSGMWGSKKITGTLGAGTGTLRATTVSGSIALLRRPPAEDGPYDTEPTGKVL
- a CDS encoding DUF6104 family protein — its product is MYFTDRGIEELEKRRGEEEVTFEWLAEQLRTFVDLNPDFEVPVERLATWLARLDDEDDDDA
- a CDS encoding CU044_2847 family protein, producing MGDSGARITRIEMPDGTPVWARISGAEELERPAGGLAYADIGYGDLADQVQARVESLTGIVTSVARSLAEPLRAVRPDEVSVEFGIELTAKAGKVVGLLADGEAKGGIKVTLTWNGGGPVVDPPITPPVPAQAPAPPVPPAPPAPPNPPALPAGAPDALPPAGAPTGASVHPGGGSAPGGSGS
- a CDS encoding VMAP-C domain-containing protein, yielding MNLVMAATVRIHRPDPGYAPDGTGRGFLGSGFFIAPSWVLTCAHVAMQGEGREVDVVFRADRDSAAETSVAGTVVATLPEPGPGTPGGPGLRPPVGWAAPDLALIRLLRPVEHACVYVTERPAAMLPGGTVHYVGWTGPRDGQLAAVTGDCTVKGMFGGPADAEQQIRLGGDWLEPGMSGGPVVDLARGEVVGVLKSRLEGEQGGTAIGIERLRTMPVPGAAPEDPPVDVYQAVFHAHDRYHADRHNSPASTERTWADTQSELPARPGRALSPKQRIDLLGRLADFPPPVSTRGLLDLLDCLPDVHSRDHRPAPRGWRDGLGALYEARDGDGALELILRYCMAVIAADRPYGSPPTAAAAQNLWDWVRRMAEDHLSRSFRKELAVLWGAARHRPDVEHRRPTAPSAEPARHRERLFVLLALELRGWEQGRYDWRISVGDTLGDFLPVEEDVRGTALADLPGRLAAPLAEAFRRCDEPDGPAVLQIAVGRSMLGLDFDNWRLAPGDPPLGAVRPVVVRCSDQPPRSEEWLKERKARWNRTGTAPLRAEALDCESGIRVRVPEVDGLRTLAYGTVPLLCHYGSDTRPDAAAGFDRLLSSGFGVALWRRRGADADAVCTEFHRRAGDTVGETRSTEQLPYRVYELRKGVHASRIETYWSAGMTLYYDDPHHPLPGSEQLLEAP